From Pseudofrankia saprophytica, a single genomic window includes:
- a CDS encoding SPFH domain-containing protein: MGLMDRVRGEFIDIIEWTDDSRDTIVWRFPRYENEIKMGAKLTVRESQAAVFVNEGQVADAFGPGMYTLETQNMPILSTIKGWKYGFHSPFKAEVYFVNTRQFTDLKWGTQNPVIVRDAEFGMVRLRAFGAYSIRVVDPPALLRELAGTDPQFRTEEVSEFLRQLIVGRLGNALATSGVPVLDIATRQDVIGETLGQALTKELAAVGIAIPKFVIENISLPPEVEEAIDKRSQMGILGNLNQYTQFQTAQAIEAAANNQGGAGEGLGIGLGMALGQRAAGGMPQPGYQPQGQPGYGQPPGGPGGPGTPPPLPQAAQWFVGVGGQQQGPFDEAALRQRVAAGELRHDTLIWKTGMAAWTAAGQVPEVAPLLASVPPPLPPQS; this comes from the coding sequence GTGGGGCTGATGGACCGGGTCCGCGGCGAGTTCATCGACATCATCGAATGGACCGATGACAGCCGGGACACGATCGTGTGGCGCTTCCCGCGCTACGAGAACGAGATCAAGATGGGCGCCAAGCTCACCGTCCGCGAGTCGCAGGCGGCGGTGTTCGTCAACGAGGGGCAGGTCGCCGACGCCTTCGGGCCGGGCATGTACACCCTCGAGACGCAGAACATGCCCATCCTGTCCACCATCAAGGGCTGGAAGTACGGCTTCCACTCGCCGTTCAAGGCCGAGGTGTACTTCGTCAACACCCGGCAGTTCACCGACCTCAAGTGGGGCACGCAGAACCCGGTGATCGTCCGGGACGCCGAGTTCGGCATGGTCCGGCTGCGGGCGTTCGGCGCCTACTCGATCCGGGTGGTCGACCCGCCGGCACTGCTGCGCGAGCTCGCGGGCACCGACCCGCAGTTCCGCACCGAGGAGGTCTCCGAGTTCCTGCGCCAGCTCATCGTCGGCCGGCTCGGCAACGCGCTGGCGACCTCCGGGGTGCCGGTCCTCGACATCGCCACCCGCCAGGACGTGATCGGCGAGACGCTCGGCCAGGCGCTGACCAAGGAGCTCGCCGCGGTCGGCATCGCCATCCCGAAGTTCGTCATCGAGAACATCTCGCTGCCGCCCGAGGTCGAGGAGGCCATCGACAAGCGCAGCCAGATGGGCATTCTCGGGAACCTCAACCAGTACACCCAGTTCCAGACCGCGCAGGCCATCGAGGCGGCCGCCAACAACCAGGGCGGCGCGGGCGAGGGCCTGGGCATCGGCCTCGGCATGGCGCTGGGCCAGCGCGCCGCCGGCGGCATGCCCCAGCCCGGCTACCAGCCCCAGGGGCAGCCCGGCTACGGGCAGCCGCCCGGCGGGCCGGGTGGCCCTGGCACGCCGCCGCCGCTGCCGCAGGCCGCGCAGTGGTTCGTCGGCGTGGGCGGCCAGCAGCAGGGCCCGTTCGACGAGGCCGCGCTGCGGCAGCGGGTCGCGGCCGGCGAGCTGCGCCACGACACGCTGATCTGGAAGACCGGCATGGCGGCCTGGACGGCGGCCGGCCAGGTGCCCGAGGTCGCGCCGCTGCTCGCCAGTGTCCCGCCGCCGCTGCCGCCGCAGTCCTGA
- a CDS encoding NADPH-dependent FMN reductase, which translates to MTTLSVVVGNPKAESRTLAIAEALADRLRPLLGAEKGLRLDLAEHAGDVFTWPHAELDALTEQVAASDYLVVASPTYKAAYTGLLKAFLDRYPTAGLRGVTAFPVFTIGSPAHTLAVEFTLRPLLVELGASVPTQGLSFLTDELPRLDEILDQWLERNQHALPTVGSVSR; encoded by the coding sequence ATGACGACGCTGAGTGTCGTGGTGGGCAACCCGAAGGCCGAGTCGCGGACGCTGGCGATCGCCGAGGCGCTCGCCGACCGGCTCCGCCCGCTGCTCGGCGCCGAGAAGGGGCTACGCCTCGACCTCGCCGAGCACGCGGGCGACGTCTTCACCTGGCCGCACGCCGAGCTCGACGCCCTGACCGAGCAGGTGGCCGCCAGCGACTACCTCGTCGTCGCGAGCCCCACCTACAAGGCGGCCTACACGGGGCTGCTCAAGGCGTTCCTGGACCGCTACCCCACCGCCGGGCTGCGGGGGGTGACCGCGTTCCCCGTGTTCACCATCGGCTCGCCGGCGCACACGCTCGCGGTCGAGTTCACCCTGCGGCCGTTGCTGGTCGAGCTCGGCGCGAGCGTCCCCACCCAGGGGCTGAGCTTCCTGACGGACGAGCTGCCCCGGCTCGACGAGATCCTCGACCAGTGGCTCGAGCGCAACCAGCACGCGCTGCCCACGGTCGGCTCAGTCAGCCGCTGA
- a CDS encoding flavin reductase family protein, with product MAVRDATGSVTDVPSFTAVLGRFASGITIISSTADGRPVGLTCQSFFSLSVDPPMIAFSAARTSTSYPAIRRAGSFVVNVLSADQRDVSAAMGRRGADKWAGVCWEGAARTGHPVIAGSLAHLECELAAEYDGGDHVIVTAHVVGLGHATHETARPLLYYRSRYHGLAEHPDT from the coding sequence ATGGCTGTCCGCGACGCGACCGGATCGGTCACCGACGTCCCCTCGTTCACCGCCGTTCTGGGCCGGTTCGCCTCCGGCATCACCATCATCAGCTCCACCGCCGACGGGCGGCCCGTAGGCCTGACCTGCCAGTCGTTCTTCAGCCTGTCCGTCGACCCGCCGATGATCGCGTTCTCGGCCGCGCGGACCTCGACGTCCTATCCGGCGATCAGGCGGGCCGGCAGCTTCGTGGTCAACGTGCTCAGCGCCGACCAGCGAGACGTCAGCGCGGCCATGGGCCGCAGGGGCGCCGACAAGTGGGCCGGCGTCTGCTGGGAAGGCGCGGCCAGGACCGGCCACCCCGTGATCGCCGGCAGCCTGGCGCACCTGGAGTGCGAGCTCGCGGCCGAGTACGACGGCGGCGACCACGTGATCGTCACGGCGCACGTGGTCGGGCTCGGGCACGCCACCCACGAGACGGCGCGCCCGCTGCTCTACTACCGGTCCCGCTACCACGGGCTGGCCGAGCACCCGGACACCTGA
- a CDS encoding LLM class flavin-dependent oxidoreductase — translation MTTLISPEPAATRDRRPTRRLGFNTRVSFLTGEAARGLREGIELFKVAEALGYQSGWAYQRHFDNYLSSPLPFFAAAGQHTTRITLGSAVIPMRYQDPILLAEAAGTADLLTGGRLQLAFSSGTDAWDDVFGDVATDARTEGQRRLARFLAGVAGETLHTVTEPRGPAGPAPGTELRVTPHSPGLRDRIWYGSGHVASAIQAARQGLRLITGTILHEVTDESFPVYQARLIGEYRAAWTAAHGTPPPPVAVAASILPGTTPALRETYASYDLQRRTEGPAASRPKGALRPALSAELPAGFLMSPVYHGDPEAVAEAVLADPGLSAADELVLFPPPAFGLAQNVRLLTDLARTVAPALGWTPAG, via the coding sequence ATGACCACGCTCATCAGCCCCGAGCCGGCCGCGACGCGGGACCGCCGCCCGACGCGGCGGCTCGGGTTCAACACCCGCGTCTCCTTCCTCACCGGCGAGGCGGCCCGCGGCCTGCGCGAGGGCATCGAGCTGTTCAAGGTCGCCGAGGCGCTCGGGTACCAGTCCGGGTGGGCCTACCAGCGGCACTTCGACAACTACCTCTCGTCGCCGCTGCCGTTCTTCGCGGCCGCCGGCCAGCACACCACGCGCATCACCCTGGGCAGCGCGGTCATCCCGATGCGCTACCAGGACCCGATCCTGCTGGCCGAGGCCGCCGGCACCGCCGACCTGCTCACCGGCGGGCGGCTGCAGCTGGCCTTCTCCAGCGGCACCGACGCCTGGGACGACGTCTTCGGGGATGTCGCGACCGACGCCCGCACCGAGGGGCAGCGGCGCCTCGCCCGGTTCCTCGCCGGCGTCGCCGGCGAGACCCTGCACACCGTCACCGAGCCGCGCGGCCCCGCCGGGCCGGCGCCCGGCACCGAGCTGAGGGTGACCCCGCACAGCCCCGGCCTTCGTGACCGGATCTGGTACGGGTCGGGCCACGTCGCCTCGGCCATCCAGGCCGCCCGCCAGGGGCTGCGCCTCATCACCGGCACGATCCTGCACGAGGTGACCGACGAGTCGTTCCCCGTCTACCAGGCCAGGCTGATCGGGGAGTACCGCGCCGCCTGGACGGCCGCGCACGGCACACCGCCGCCGCCGGTCGCGGTCGCGGCCTCGATCCTGCCCGGGACGACGCCCGCGCTGCGCGAGACCTACGCGTCCTACGACCTGCAGCGGCGCACCGAGGGACCGGCCGCGTCCCGGCCGAAGGGGGCCCTGCGCCCGGCCCTGTCGGCCGAGCTGCCCGCGGGCTTCCTGATGAGCCCGGTCTACCACGGTGACCCGGAGGCCGTCGCCGAGGCCGTCCTGGCAGATCCGGGGCTCTCGGCCGCCGACGAGCTGGTGCTCTTCCCGCCGCCGGCCTTCGGCCTCGCGCAGAACGTCCGGCTGCTGACCGACCTGGCGCGCACGGTCGCGCCGGCGCTGGGGTGGACACCCGCCGGGTGA
- a CDS encoding ABC transporter ATP-binding protein yields the protein MSLPTSADPVFADPVSVSAGPAPAPGRYGLADLSGVGPRRLVALALRASPALREGLAGTGLLALLAGAGRIVAPLTVQRAIDAGLTPDTAAPAAAVGAGALVVAGVSSVLLNRRLQTRIERALAGLRRAGLRRVHDMAATTAEGVPSADLVARLTSDLDQVTTFLQGGGIQSVTNAAQLLIAMVIMLVYSWELSLPVLVLAVLLVVTMVRVQRVIAGRFDRARRDLSTMQSAVAESVIGAPVIRSTGTGQRTRARLDDAVDRARDSLVRTLVPLHANTSIGELAISTMTVAVILGGVWWARAGGPATPRLTAGELVAMVFLVTFFVRPLQFLVQSLGEAQNALTGWRRALELVTTPSAEVRDGVALPPGPVGVGLERVSARYGDGALVLRDLNVRIAPGEHVAVVGRTGSGKSTFAKLLTRRIEPAAGTITLSGVPLDEIADASLPGRVVIVPQDPFLFDGTLRANIALGHPGATDTDVLGVLDELGLTEWFAALPDGLDTPVGLRGDRLSVGERQLVALARTALAGPDLVVLDEATSGVDPATDVAVQRALGVLTRDRTTVSIAHRMTTAASADRVLVFAGGRIVQSGAHRELIGQEGPYLGLVAAWNQRPSPDRPSPDLYDRRIG from the coding sequence ATGAGCCTGCCCACGTCCGCTGACCCTGTGTTCGCTGACCCCGTGTCCGTGTCCGCCGGCCCGGCGCCCGCACCGGGCCGGTACGGCCTCGCGGATCTCTCCGGCGTCGGCCCGCGGCGCCTCGTCGCCCTCGCCCTGCGCGCCTCGCCGGCGCTGCGCGAGGGGCTGGCCGGTACGGGCCTGCTGGCGCTGCTCGCCGGCGCCGGGCGGATCGTCGCGCCGCTCACGGTGCAGCGGGCGATCGACGCGGGCCTCACCCCGGACACGGCCGCCCCCGCGGCCGCGGTCGGGGCGGGGGCGCTGGTCGTCGCCGGCGTCTCGTCGGTACTGCTCAACCGGCGGCTGCAGACCCGGATCGAGCGGGCGCTCGCCGGCCTGCGCCGGGCCGGGCTGCGCCGCGTCCACGACATGGCGGCGACGACGGCCGAGGGCGTGCCCAGCGCCGACCTGGTCGCCCGGCTGACCAGCGACCTCGACCAGGTGACGACGTTCCTGCAGGGCGGCGGGATCCAGTCCGTCACCAACGCCGCCCAGCTGCTGATCGCGATGGTCATCATGCTCGTCTACAGCTGGGAGCTGTCGCTGCCGGTGCTGGTCCTGGCCGTGCTGCTCGTCGTCACCATGGTTCGCGTCCAGCGGGTGATCGCGGGCCGGTTCGACCGGGCGCGCCGCGACCTGTCGACGATGCAGAGCGCCGTGGCCGAGTCGGTCATCGGCGCGCCGGTGATCCGCTCCACCGGGACCGGCCAGCGGACCAGGGCCAGGCTCGACGACGCCGTCGACCGGGCCAGGGACAGCCTGGTGCGGACCCTGGTGCCGCTGCACGCCAACACCTCGATCGGCGAGCTGGCCATCTCGACCATGACGGTGGCGGTCATCCTCGGCGGGGTCTGGTGGGCGCGCGCCGGCGGCCCGGCGACGCCGCGGCTGACGGCCGGCGAGCTGGTCGCGATGGTGTTCCTGGTGACGTTCTTCGTCCGCCCGCTGCAGTTCCTCGTCCAGAGCCTGGGGGAGGCGCAGAACGCCCTCACCGGCTGGCGGCGCGCGCTGGAGCTCGTCACCACCCCGAGCGCCGAGGTGCGTGACGGCGTCGCGCTGCCACCGGGGCCCGTCGGCGTCGGCCTGGAGCGCGTCTCGGCGCGCTACGGCGACGGCGCGCTGGTGCTGCGCGACCTGAACGTCCGGATCGCGCCCGGCGAGCACGTCGCCGTCGTCGGGCGCACCGGCTCCGGCAAGTCGACGTTCGCCAAGCTGCTCACCCGCCGGATCGAGCCGGCCGCCGGGACGATCACGCTGTCCGGCGTCCCGCTCGACGAGATCGCCGACGCCTCGCTGCCGGGCCGGGTCGTCATCGTCCCGCAGGACCCGTTCCTGTTCGACGGCACGCTGCGGGCGAACATCGCGCTCGGCCACCCGGGCGCGACCGACACCGACGTGCTGGGCGTGCTCGACGAGCTGGGGCTGACGGAGTGGTTCGCCGCGCTGCCGGACGGCCTGGACACCCCGGTGGGGCTGCGCGGCGACCGCCTGTCGGTCGGGGAGCGCCAGCTCGTCGCCCTGGCCCGCACCGCGCTGGCCGGCCCCGACCTGGTCGTCCTCGACGAGGCGACGTCCGGCGTCGACCCGGCGACCGACGTGGCCGTCCAGCGGGCGCTGGGCGTGCTCACCCGCGACCGCACCACCGTCTCGATCGCCCACCGGATGACCACCGCCGCGTCGGCCGACCGGGTGCTCGTCTTCGCCGGCGGCCGGATCGTCCAGTCCGGCGCGCACCGCGAGCTGATCGGCCAGGAGGGCCCGTACCTCGGCCTCGTCGCCGCCTGGAACCAACGCCCCAGCCCCGATCGCCCCAGCCCCGACCTGTACGACCGGAGGATCGGATGA
- a CDS encoding ABC transporter ATP-binding protein yields the protein MAPDGRRASGLAAQLAGARANPGPALVATASGLLNGATMVAGAAAVGWSTDHLVVPALSGGHVPASAWWVSALLIVGISTVRWSTIFVRGVATGRVQYRAQAETRRAVVRRYLELDTHWHRRHPPGQLLARAVSDVDALWSPMQWAYFAFGMVFMLLLALTELFWRDAALGLVGLALVVGVLGLNVLYQRLLAPRARDAQSARGGVAGVAHESIEGGPVVRALGLADVEDARFAPGVERLRVADTRMATVSSLFDPLLELLPTAAVLAVLVVGAPRVARGELTVGDLVGVVYLLLTISIPLAVISRFLSMLPMSSAGRDRVRSVLSDPDVARFGQRRLTARRPALVELRGVGVVRAGPGQLGPATGHWLLDGVDLVCEPGTITAVVGAVGAGKTTLVDLVAGQSHPSRGTVCLDGVDGRELARGVVPADVAVVSQSPFLFAESIRDNLALSGHPRARRDYTDDELWRALRFAAADEFVRELPDGLDTVVGERGATLSGGQRQRICLARAVVREPRLLVLDDATSALDPRVERQVLTGLAELVAAGGPTVVVVANRPATVALADQVVLLRAGRVAATGSHEQLLAVEEYRRIVTAYDRAGEVDDDEPAHVR from the coding sequence ATGGCTCCTGACGGCCGCCGCGCCTCGGGGCTCGCCGCGCAGCTCGCCGGCGCGCGGGCGAACCCGGGGCCGGCGCTGGTCGCCACCGCCAGCGGGCTGCTCAACGGCGCCACCATGGTCGCCGGCGCGGCCGCCGTCGGGTGGTCCACCGACCACCTCGTCGTGCCGGCGCTGTCCGGGGGGCACGTGCCGGCGAGCGCGTGGTGGGTCAGCGCGCTGCTCATCGTCGGCATCTCCACCGTCCGATGGAGCACGATCTTCGTCCGCGGCGTCGCGACCGGCCGGGTGCAGTACCGGGCGCAGGCCGAGACCCGGCGCGCCGTGGTGCGCCGCTACCTCGAGCTCGACACGCACTGGCACCGCCGGCATCCGCCCGGCCAGCTGCTCGCCCGCGCGGTCTCCGACGTGGACGCGCTGTGGTCGCCGATGCAGTGGGCCTACTTCGCGTTCGGCATGGTCTTCATGCTGCTGCTGGCGCTGACAGAGCTGTTCTGGCGCGACGCGGCCCTCGGGCTCGTCGGTCTCGCGCTCGTCGTCGGCGTGCTGGGTCTCAACGTGCTCTACCAGCGCCTGCTCGCGCCGCGCGCCCGTGACGCGCAGTCCGCGCGCGGCGGTGTCGCCGGGGTCGCGCACGAGTCGATCGAGGGCGGGCCGGTGGTGCGCGCCCTGGGGCTCGCCGACGTCGAGGACGCCCGGTTCGCCCCCGGCGTGGAGCGGCTGCGGGTGGCCGACACCCGGATGGCGACGGTCAGCAGCCTGTTCGACCCGCTGCTGGAGCTGCTGCCGACGGCCGCGGTGCTCGCCGTGCTCGTGGTGGGTGCCCCGCGGGTGGCGCGCGGCGAGCTGACCGTCGGCGACCTCGTCGGCGTCGTCTACCTGCTGCTGACCATCTCCATCCCGCTCGCGGTGATCAGCCGGTTCCTCTCGATGCTGCCGATGTCGAGCGCGGGCCGCGACCGGGTCCGCTCGGTGCTGAGTGATCCGGACGTGGCCCGGTTCGGCCAGCGGCGCCTGACGGCGCGGCGCCCGGCACTGGTCGAGCTGCGCGGCGTCGGCGTCGTCCGGGCGGGGCCCGGTCAGCTCGGGCCAGCAACGGGCCACTGGCTGCTCGACGGCGTCGACCTGGTCTGCGAGCCGGGCACGATCACTGCCGTGGTCGGCGCGGTCGGCGCCGGCAAGACCACGCTGGTCGACCTCGTCGCCGGCCAGAGCCACCCGTCGCGCGGCACGGTGTGCCTCGACGGGGTGGACGGGCGGGAGCTGGCCAGGGGCGTCGTGCCGGCTGACGTCGCCGTCGTCTCGCAGAGCCCGTTCCTGTTCGCCGAGTCGATCCGGGACAACCTGGCGCTGTCCGGCCATCCTCGCGCGCGGCGCGACTACACCGACGACGAGCTGTGGCGCGCCCTGCGGTTCGCGGCCGCCGACGAGTTCGTCCGGGAGCTGCCGGACGGCCTCGACACCGTCGTCGGCGAGCGCGGCGCGACGCTGTCGGGCGGCCAGCGGCAGCGGATCTGCCTGGCCAGGGCGGTCGTGCGCGAGCCACGCCTGCTCGTGCTCGACGACGCCACCTCGGCGCTGGACCCGCGGGTGGAGCGGCAGGTGCTCACCGGGCTGGCCGAGCTGGTCGCCGCCGGCGGCCCGACCGTGGTCGTCGTCGCGAACCGGCCGGCGACCGTGGCGCTCGCCGACCAGGTGGTGCTGCTGCGCGCCGGGCGGGTGGCCGCGACCGGCAGCCACGAGCAGCTGCTGGCGGTCGAGGAGTACCGCCGCATCGTGACCGCGTACGACCGCGCCGGGGAGGTGGACGACGATGAGCCTGCCCACGTCCGCTGA
- a CDS encoding dipeptide ABC transporter ATP-binding protein, whose amino-acid sequence MTATTLAPATTPSTEEGPIVEISGLDVGYVRHRRVTPAVVGLDLTIGRGEIVAIVGESGSGKTTTASAVIGLLPDSGRITAGSVLVNGIETAGAKEGTLRPLRGRVVGLVPQDPMVGLNPTRRVGAQIAEAVRLRGVTGPALDAEVLELLGQAGVPDPELRARQYPHELSGGLRQRVLIAIALAGRPRLIIADEPTSALDVTVERRILDHLTGLVREQGISLLLITHDLAVAADRADRVLVMRDGRVVEQGDPRTILVSPQQAYTRALIAAAPGLAHGGRVVPRFDVRGEPAPEPVLTLTDVRKTFAAGDARRGQRGFNALDGVSLAVPRGQTHALVGESGCGKTTTLRIALGLETPTSGSVLLDGTELAGLSWGRLRPLRRKAQIVHQNPFAALDPKFTIKQSIIEPLVAFRIGDRRSRHLRALELLDQVALPGSYLDRLPTELSGGQRQRVAIARALAPRPDLLMLDEPVSALDVSVQEQILRLLTELQAELGLSYLFVSHDLAVVAEISHTVSVMSQGRVVEQGPVAEVFTSPRSPHTRELIDAIPGQRTAALALARAVAEPVAEPVDGARAAHQRLGKDTLLAADGS is encoded by the coding sequence ATGACGGCCACCACCCTCGCCCCGGCCACCACCCCGTCCACCGAGGAAGGCCCGATCGTCGAGATCAGCGGCCTCGACGTCGGCTACGTCCGCCACCGCCGGGTGACACCGGCCGTAGTCGGACTCGACCTGACCATCGGCCGCGGGGAGATCGTCGCGATCGTCGGCGAGTCCGGCTCGGGCAAGACGACGACCGCCAGCGCCGTCATCGGCCTGCTGCCCGACAGCGGCCGGATCACCGCCGGCTCGGTCCTCGTCAACGGGATCGAGACGGCGGGGGCGAAGGAGGGGACGCTGCGCCCGCTGCGCGGCCGGGTCGTCGGCCTGGTCCCGCAGGACCCGATGGTCGGCCTCAACCCGACCCGGCGGGTCGGCGCCCAGATCGCCGAGGCGGTGAGACTGCGCGGCGTCACCGGCCCCGCTCTCGACGCCGAGGTCCTCGAGCTGCTCGGCCAGGCGGGCGTGCCCGACCCGGAGCTGCGGGCCCGCCAGTACCCGCACGAACTGTCCGGCGGCCTGCGCCAGCGGGTGCTCATCGCGATCGCGCTCGCCGGCAGGCCGAGGCTGATCATCGCCGACGAGCCGACCAGCGCCCTCGACGTCACCGTCGAGCGCAGGATCCTCGACCACCTGACCGGCCTGGTCCGCGAGCAGGGCATCTCGCTGCTGCTCATCACGCACGACCTGGCCGTGGCCGCCGACCGGGCCGACCGGGTCCTCGTCATGCGCGACGGCCGCGTCGTCGAACAGGGCGACCCGCGCACGATCCTGGTCTCGCCCCAGCAGGCGTACACCCGGGCGCTCATCGCCGCCGCCCCGGGGCTCGCGCACGGTGGCCGGGTCGTCCCGCGCTTCGACGTCCGGGGCGAGCCGGCACCCGAGCCCGTCCTGACCCTCACCGACGTCCGCAAGACGTTCGCGGCCGGCGACGCCCGCCGCGGCCAGCGCGGCTTCAACGCGCTCGACGGCGTCTCGCTCGCCGTGCCGCGCGGGCAGACCCACGCCCTGGTCGGCGAGTCCGGCTGCGGGAAGACGACCACGCTGCGGATCGCCCTCGGCCTCGAGACGCCGACCAGCGGCTCGGTCCTCCTCGACGGCACGGAGCTGGCCGGGTTGTCGTGGGGCCGGCTGCGGCCGCTGCGGCGCAAGGCCCAGATCGTGCACCAGAACCCGTTCGCGGCGCTCGACCCGAAGTTCACGATCAAACAGTCGATCATCGAGCCGCTGGTGGCGTTCCGGATCGGCGACCGGCGCAGCCGGCACCTGCGGGCCCTGGAGCTGCTCGACCAGGTGGCGCTGCCCGGGTCCTACCTCGACCGGCTGCCGACCGAGCTGTCCGGCGGCCAGCGCCAGCGGGTCGCCATCGCCAGGGCGCTGGCGCCGCGCCCCGACCTGCTCATGCTCGACGAGCCTGTCTCGGCCCTCGACGTCTCGGTCCAGGAGCAGATCCTGCGGCTGCTCACCGAGCTGCAGGCCGAGCTCGGCCTGTCCTACCTGTTCGTCTCCCACGACCTGGCGGTCGTCGCGGAGATCTCGCACACCGTCTCGGTGATGAGCCAGGGCCGCGTCGTCGAGCAGGGCCCGGTCGCCGAGGTGTTCACCAGTCCGCGAAGTCCGCACACCCGCGAGCTCATCGACGCGATCCCCGGCCAGCGCACCGCGGCGCTCGCGCTCGCGCGGGCCGTGGCCGAGCCCGTGGCCGAGCCGGTCGACGGCGCGCGGGCCGCCCACCAGCGGCTGGGGAAGGACACGCTCCTGGCAGCCGATGGCTCCTGA
- a CDS encoding ABC transporter permease subunit yields the protein MTADIQLIFERNPALVPTAKPGATATTEATATTGADAVRGGVDRAERGGGRWAGVRANLAQLARKPVFLVALLYVLFVVVSAFAPGLFAHQSPFDTHPELAVAPPSRHHLFGTDVYGRDLWSRMLHGSALTIKATLIALGIAVVAGLALGVVAGFVGGFVDALLMRIVDVQLAIPGLLLALSIVTALGYGTVPVAVAVGVGIIPGFARTTRAEVLRVRTLPYVEAARAGGASWGRVLVRHILPNSWGPVAVLVVLDAGVAIIAIASLSFLGFGAKPPAAEWGTLISDGRSYLVTASWLSLLPGLFVALLVLALNHISKTLQELDR from the coding sequence GTGACCGCGGACATCCAACTGATCTTCGAGCGGAACCCGGCCCTCGTGCCCACCGCCAAGCCCGGTGCCACCGCCACGACCGAGGCCACCGCCACGACCGGAGCCGACGCGGTCCGCGGCGGCGTGGACCGCGCCGAGCGGGGCGGCGGGCGCTGGGCCGGCGTGCGCGCGAACCTCGCGCAGCTCGCCCGCAAGCCGGTGTTCCTGGTGGCGCTGCTCTACGTGCTCTTCGTGGTCGTCTCGGCCTTCGCACCCGGCCTGTTCGCCCATCAGAGCCCCTTCGACACCCATCCCGAGCTGGCGGTCGCCCCGCCAAGCCGCCACCACCTGTTCGGCACCGACGTCTACGGCCGCGACCTGTGGAGCCGGATGCTGCACGGCTCGGCGCTGACCATCAAGGCGACCCTGATCGCGCTGGGCATCGCGGTCGTCGCCGGCCTCGCGCTCGGCGTCGTCGCCGGTTTCGTGGGCGGGTTCGTCGACGCGCTGCTCATGCGGATCGTCGACGTGCAGCTGGCGATCCCCGGCCTGCTGCTCGCGCTGTCCATCGTCACGGCGCTCGGCTACGGCACCGTGCCGGTCGCGGTCGCGGTCGGGGTCGGCATCATCCCCGGGTTCGCCCGTACGACCCGGGCCGAGGTGCTGCGGGTCAGGACGCTGCCGTACGTGGAGGCCGCGCGCGCCGGCGGCGCCTCCTGGGGACGGGTGCTGGTCCGTCACATCCTGCCCAACTCGTGGGGCCCGGTCGCGGTCCTCGTGGTGCTGGACGCCGGGGTCGCGATCATCGCGATCGCGTCGCTGAGCTTCCTCGGCTTCGGGGCCAAGCCGCCGGCCGCGGAGTGGGGAACCCTGATCTCCGACGGGCGCAGCTACCTGGTCACCGCGTCCTGGCTGAGCCTCCTGCCGGGCCTGTTCGTCGCGCTGCTGGTGCTCGCCCTCAACCACATCTCCAAGACGCTCCAGGAACTGGACCGATGA
- a CDS encoding ABC transporter permease: protein MTRYIVGRVLQAIAVLWAAFTVTFMILYLLPSDPVKLQLGAAGIDEDSLSAEQVAALKHQFGLDESIWAQYWHHLAGALHGDFGTSLTQHVPVTELISQRVGQTLLLSAGAAVVSLVAGALLAYVATFVRFNPLRALLSRLPALGASFPQFFIALLLIQFFSFNLGLFPATGTQGFGSLVMPVVTISLLTSALLAQVLIKSFEETLRQPYIVTARAKGLSRSAVHLRHAFRNAALPAMTILGVLVGLTVTQSIVVETVFTREGIGRLAQQAVLSQDVPVVLGIVTVAAALFVLVNLVVDLLYPLLDPRISHARGGKVRAPDAPVEVGSL from the coding sequence ATGACCAGATACATCGTCGGACGCGTCCTGCAGGCGATCGCCGTGCTGTGGGCCGCGTTCACGGTCACGTTCATGATCCTCTATCTGCTGCCGAGCGACCCGGTGAAGCTGCAGCTCGGCGCCGCCGGCATCGACGAGGACAGCCTCAGCGCCGAACAGGTGGCCGCGCTCAAGCACCAGTTCGGCCTCGACGAGTCCATCTGGGCGCAGTACTGGCACCACCTCGCGGGCGCGCTGCACGGTGACTTCGGCACCTCGCTGACCCAGCACGTCCCGGTCACCGAGCTGATCAGCCAACGGGTCGGCCAGACCCTGCTGCTGTCCGCGGGCGCCGCGGTCGTCTCGCTCGTCGCCGGCGCCCTGCTGGCCTACGTCGCGACGTTCGTGCGGTTCAACCCGCTGCGGGCCTTGCTGTCCCGGCTGCCGGCGCTGGGCGCGTCGTTCCCGCAGTTCTTCATCGCGCTGCTGCTCATCCAGTTCTTCTCGTTCAACCTGGGTCTCTTCCCGGCCACCGGCACGCAGGGCTTCGGCTCGCTGGTGATGCCGGTCGTGACGATCTCGCTGCTCACCTCGGCGCTGCTCGCGCAGGTGCTCATCAAGAGCTTCGAGGAGACGCTGCGCCAGCCCTACATCGTCACCGCGCGCGCCAAGGGGCTGTCCCGCTCGGCGGTCCACCTGCGGCACGCGTTCCGCAACGCCGCGCTGCCCGCGATGACGATCCTCGGCGTCCTCGTCGGCCTCACGGTCACCCAGTCGATCGTCGTCGAGACGGTCTTCACCCGCGAGGGCATCGGCCGGCTCGCCCAGCAGGCCGTGCTCTCCCAGGACGTGCCCGTGGTCCTCGGCATCGTCACCGTCGCGGCCGCCCTGTTCGTCCTCGTCAACCTCGTCGTCGACCTGCTCTACCCGCTGCTCGACCCGCGGATCTCGCACGCCCGCGGCGGCAAGGTGCGTGCCCCCGACGCCCCGGTGGAGGTCGGTTCCCTGTGA